The Xanthomonas sontii genomic sequence GTCGAGGTCGAGCCAGCGGCTGTCGGCCGGGTGCCAGGTGTAGCGCAGGTTCCAGGCCTGCGCATCGACCCGGCTCAGCGGCCACTGGATCGCAGCGCGGTTCGCCGATTCGATGATCCGCGAAGGCATCACCTCGCCGTAGTGCGAGAGGCTGTCGCGATAGCCCAGTTGCAGCGCCTGCGCCTCGCTTGGCCGCCAGCCGAGCTTGAACAGCCACGATTCCATCTGGCTGGAGGTATTGGCGACCTCGTCGCCGGGCCGCCAGTAGTTGGCCATTGACAGGATGTAGTCGTCGGCGGAGGAGCCGCGCGAGCGGCTGTAGTAGCCGGCGCCGTGCCTGCCGGCATAGTAGTTGCCGCGGTCGCGATAGGCGTAGGCGGCGAACAGGTCCACGGAGTCGGCGGGGCGCCAGCCCAGCGCCAGACGGTAGGCGAGGTCCTCTCCGGAGAACACGTTGTCGCCGCCACCGCCATGGCGCGGCTGCACCTGCAGGGTGCGATCCTCGTAGGGTGCGTTCGGCGCGTTCTGCGGGAAGCCGGTCACCGTGCGGTAGTCCTGGCCGGTGTGCAGCCGCGGCAGCCGCGGCGCCACCGCGTTGCTGCTGCCTTCCACACGCACTTCGCCGCCGATGCGCTGACCGGTCTCGAGCACGTCGTCCACGTCCAGGGTGTCGATCACCATCGCGCCACCGATACCGGTGGCGACGTTGCGGGTCAGCGACGGTCCCTTGAGGATCTGGATGCCGCCGATCAGCAGCGGATCGATGTAGTTGCGATTGCTGGCGCCGTTGTATCCGCGCCACACGGTCAGCGCCTGCTCGGTACCGTCGATGCTCACCGGCACCCGGCCCGGCCCCTGGATGCCGCGGATGTTGAGATCCAGCGCGCCGCTGTTGCGCGCATCGCCGCTGAACACGCCGGCGACGCCGTTGACCAGATCCGACGGCGTGGCGCCCTTGTAGCGTTCCACCTCGGTGCGACCGATGTACGCGCTGGACAGGTCCAGGTCGTACACCGCGTCGCGGCCGCGCTGGTCGCGGACGTCGCCGCCGGCGCTGCGGTCGTCGCCGGCCACGCGCAGCGTGTCGGTGACGATCGCCCCGGCGGGTGCCGCGGCGCGCTCCAGCGTCATCGCCCGAGTGCCGGTGCGCCGTGCGACCAGGCCGCTGCCCTGCAGCAGGCGTTGCAGCGCCTGTTCGGCGCTGTAGTCGCCTTTCACCGCGGGGGCGTTCGCTCCATCTGCGATCTGGCCGGCGTACAGCACCTGCAGGCCGGTCTGCGCGGAGAGTTTCAGCAACGCCTGCGGCAGCGGCTGCGCCTCCAGATCGATCGCATGGCGGACCGACGCCGCCGTGCTGCCGGGCGCGCGCGGCACTTGGGCCAGGGCTCCGGCGCTGAGCAACATCAGGGTGAGGGTACTGCTGAGCAGGGCGAGACGCGGCGCGGGACGGGGGCGGGCGGTGGAGCGGTGGATGGGCATACGGTCGCTGGGCAGGAAGATATTTGATGAGAACGAAACGCATTCCGTTCTTTCCTGCTTAGACGGGCTCGTCCCGGCCGATCCCCCAGCCGCGACGGCCTGGTCTTGTCCTCTGCCCGGTCTTGTTTATCTCGAGTTCATGCTCTGTGCGCCGGCGGCAGTGGCCGCCTCCGGCGTACGTCGGTGCACGAGGGTGACCACTCCCAGGTCGAGCGCCTCCAGGTTGAGGCTGTCGAGCAAGGTACGCAGCGCGCGCTCGGGGTCGGCGACGTCCAGCGAGCCGGAGACCGGCAATGCGCGCAGGCGCGCATCGCGCACCAGGACGCGGTCGTGTCGGTAGCGCGAGAGCTCTTCCAGCACCTGCGCCAGCGGCGTGGCGTCGAACAGCAGTTGCCTGCGTTGCCAGGCGCCGACCGCCAGCGGGTCGAGCGGCGCGAGCCGATGCACCCGGTCGCCGCTCAGGCGCGCGCGCTGGCCGGCGCGCAGCACGGCAGTGCTGCCGCCGTCCGGCGCGCGCACGGCGACACGGCCGTCGATCACGGCGACCTCGGCGGTGCGACCCTGCAGGCGCACATCGAAACGCGTGCCGAGCACCCGGGCGCTGCCGCCGGCGCTGTCGACCACGAACGGACGCCGTGGATCGTGCGTCACCTGCAGCAACGCTTCGCCGCGCAACAGCTGGACCGAGCGCAGGTGCGCCTGCATGCCCACGGCGATGGCGCTATCGGTGTTGAGCGTGACCACGCTGCCGTCGCGCAGATGCACGATGCGCACCTCGCCGACCCGGGTGAAGGCATCGCTGCGCAGTCGGTCCAGGCCGCCCCCGCCAACCCAGGCGCTGCCGCCGATCGCCAGCGCCAGCGTGGCGGCCGCGGCGTAGACTGGCCGCCGGGTTCGCCGCCGCCGCAGGGGGGATGCCGGCGCGCGCGGCGCGACGGCAGCGGCAGAGACGGGCGGGGCGAGGTCGATGCCCAGTTCGTCGCCGATGGCCGCGGCTGGGGCGTGCAGCACGCCGAGCAGCGCGCGTGCCTCGGCCATCGCCTGCGCATGCAGCGCCGGCGCCAGCGCCAGCCACGCGGCATGGGCGCGCCAGGTGGCGTCATCGGCATCCGGGTCCAGGCGCAAGGTCCAGTGCACCGCCTGTTCGAACACGCTGTCATCGAGCAGGCTGTCATCGGGTGAGTGATGGGCGGTCATCGGTTGCCTATCCGTCAAGGAATGGGTCGGGCATCAGCGCAGACGGATGCCGGGCTATGTACGGGACGACGGGTCGACAGCGCCGGTTCCCCCGGCGGTGCCGTCAAATCTCGCGGCCGGCCTCGCGCAAGCGGCGTCGGCAATGGGTTACGGCCACTGCGATGTGTTTTTCGACCGTGCGCGGGGAGATGTCCAGATGCGCTGCGATCTGCGCGGTGCTCATGTTGCGGCCGCGGAACAGCACGAAGACGCGCCGTGCCTGCGGCGGCAGGTCGCGGATCGCCTGCAGCAGCACGGCGTACTCCTGCCGGCTCAGCGCGCTCTGGTAGGGCGAGGGCGCCGGACTGGGCACCTCGTGGCTGGTGTCGTTGGCGGCAAGGAAGCGGCTGCGCGATGCGGTCACGCGGCCCTGGTCGTTGGCGACGTTATCGATCACCGTGCGCAGGTAGCGTCCCGGGTCGCGCACAGCCTCGGCGCCCCCGGTGCCGGCGCCGCGCGTGGCCAGGCGGATCCAGGCATCGTGCACCAGATCGCCGGCCGCCCCCGCGTACTTGCGCGCGGCGTAGCGCTGCAGCTCCTCGTACTGGCGTTCCAGCGCCTCCACCAGCGGTGCAGGGCCGGGCGGGGGAGAGGAAAGGGGCATGGCATCCATCCCGGAAACCGTGTGGAAGACCGGCAGTCTAGTGCGGGTGATAGTCATTCTCAATTGCAGCGATATTGTGCCGCCTGTCGGCGCCGGCGCGCGCAGCGCGCCGGCCGAGACCGGTCGCCCTTGGAAATCGCTTGTGCATCATGCGCTTGCCGCCCCGCTGCGGAGGCGGCCGGTGCGCCAGTGTCAGGCGCGATATGCGCGCCGGCTTGCGGTCGCGGCTGGGACTGGTATCGTGCGCCGCCCGACCGTCGACGCCGAGACCCGAGCGATGCGTGGCACTCTCTACATCGTGGCGGCCCCGTCCGGCGCCGGCAAGAGCAGCATCGTCAACGCCACCCTGGCGCGCGATCCGCAGATCGCACTGTCGATCTCGTTCACCTCGCGCGCGCCGCGCCCGGGCGAACGCCATGCCGAGCACTACCATTTCGTCTCCGCCGACGAGTTCCAGCGGATGATCGATGCCGGCGACTTCTTCGAGTACGCCCGCGTGCACGGCGACTGGAAGGGCACCGCGCGGCAGTCGGTGGAGCCGCAGCTGGCCGCCGGCCACGACGTACTGCTGGAGATCGACTGGCAGGGCGCCCGCCAGGTCCGGGCCAAGGTGCCGGACGCGGTCAGCGTGTTCATCCTGCCGCCGTCGCGCGAGGCCCTGGAGCAGCGCATGCGCAAGCGCGGCCAGGACAGCGAGGCGGTGATCGCGCAGCGGCTGGCCGCCGCGCGCGAGGAGATGTCGCACTACGCCGACTTCGACTACGTGATCGTCAACGAGCATTTCGACACCGCGGTGGACGAGATGTGCGCGATCTTCGTCGCCAGCCGCCTGCGCCGGCCGCAGCAGCAGCAGCGCCATGCCGCGTTGATCGACACCCTCCTGCAGGAACAGCCAACTGGCTGATTCCAAAGGGAACTGAATGGGGTGGGGTTGATCTCGGGCGGTTGCCGCCCTACAATCCCCGCCCTTTCCCTCATTCGAACGCGTGGCCGCCGCCGGCCCGCCGGGAGCCCGCATGGCCCGCATCACCGTAGAAGATTGCCTGGAAGTCGTTAACAACCGTTTCGAACTGGTCATGATGGCGTCCAAGCGCGCCCGCCAGCTCGCCAACGGCGTGCAGGCCACCCTCGACAACACCGAGTCGGCCGACAAGCCGACCGTGCTGGCGCTGCGCGAGATCGCCGCGCGCAAGATCGACAACGCGCTGATCGACGAGGTCGAGAAGGCCGAACGCGAGCGCGCCGAGCGCGAAGCCCTGGAATGGGCCGCGGCCGAGGTCGTCGCCGACGAGGACATGTCCAAGAACGACGACTGATCGCGTCCCTGCGTCGCGATCGTCCTGCGAACAGCCCGCATCCGCGGGCTGTTTCGTTTTGCGGGTTTGCCGTCCACGCGCCGCTGGCATAGTCTTTCCGCATGAACCCAGGCCCTTCTGCCCAGGTCGCCCACGCCGCGCCATCGTCGGCCGACGAGGCGGTCCCCGACTACGTCCTGCAGCTCGAACGCAGCGCCAGCTATCTGCCGCCTGAGCAGATCCCGCTGCTGCGCCGCGCCTGGGAGGTCGGTGCGGCCGCGCACGCGGGGCAGACCCGCAAGTCCGGCGAGCCCTACATCACCCATCCGGTGGCGGTGGCCGGGGTGCTGGCCGAACTGGGCCTGGACGTGGAGGCACTGATCGCCGCGATCCTGCACGACACCATCGAAGACACGCCGCTGACCCGCGCCGAGCTGGCCGCCGAGTTCGGCGAGGCGGTGGCGGAACTGGTCGACGGCGTCACCAAGCTGGACAAGCTCAAGTTCCGCGACCGCCAGGAAGCGGCCGCCGAGAGCTTCCGCAAGATGCTGCTGGCGATGTCGCGCGACCTGCGCGTGATCATGATCAAGCTCGCCGATCGCCTGCACAACATGCGTACGCTGGGCGCGCAGAGCGCCGAGGCGCGCAGCCGCATCGCTCGCGAGACCCTGGAGATCTACGCGCCGATCGCTCAGCGCCTGGGCATGAGCCTGATGAAGTCCGAGCTGCAGAACCTCGGCTTCCGCGCGCTGCATCCGTGGCGCCACGCGATCATCGAAAAACACATCCGCAGCCAGCCGGTGGTGCGCCGCGAGTCGATGGCGCAGGTGGAAGTGCAGTTGTCGCAGCGTCTGGCCAAGGAAGGACTGGAGCACCGGCTGGTGAGCCGGATCAAGACGCCGTGGAGCATCTACAACAAGATGCGCGACGAGAACAAATCCTTCGACCAAGTGATGGATGTGTTCGGCTTCCGCCTGGTGGTGCGCGGCGTGCCCGACTGCTACCACGCGCTGGGCGCGGTGCACGCCACCTTCAAGCCGCTGGACGCGCGCTTCCGCGACTTCATCGCCATTCCCAAGGCCAACGGCTACCAGTCGCTGCATACGGTGCTGTTCGGGCCCTACGGCTCGCCGATCGAGGTGCAGATCCGCACCGAGGAAATGGACCTGATCGCCGAACGCGGCGTCGCCGCGCACTGGACCTACAAGTTCGGCGGCGATTCGCCCAACAGCGCGCAGAGCCGCGCGCATGCGTGGATCGTCGAGCTGATCGAATCGCAGCGCGCCGCCGGCTCGTCGCTGGAGTTCCTGGACAACGTCAAGGTCGACCTGTTCCCGGACGAGGTCTACCTGTTCACCCCCAAGGGCAAGATCCTGGCGCTGCCGCGCAACTCCACCGCGCTGGACTTCGCCTATGCGGTGCATACCGACGTCGGCAACCGCGCGGTGGCCTCGCGCGTGGACAAGAAGCTGGTGCCGTTGCGCACCAAGCTGGTCAGCGGACAGACGGTGGAAGTGATCACCGCGCGCTCGGCCACGCCCAAGCCGCAGTGGCTGGAGTTCGTGGTCAGCAGCAAGGCGCGCACCGCGATCCGCCACCAGCTCAAGCAGCTCGAACACGAGGACGCGGTGCAGCTCGGCCATCGCATGCTCGATCGCGCACTGGAGGCGATGGACAGCTCGCTGGAGCGGCTGCCCAAGGGGCGCCTTGATTCGTTCCTCAGCGAGCACCGCTACCCGCGCCTGGAGGCGTTGCTGGCCGACGTGGCGTTGGGCAACTGGATGCCCAACCAGGCGGCGCAGGCGCTGATGGCGTATGCCGAACTGCGCGGCGGCGGGCATTCCAAGCACTCGCAGGAAAAGATCCTGATCAACGGCACCGAGCGCGGCGTGGTCAGCTTCGCCAACTGCTGCCAGCCGATTCCCGGCGACGAGATCATGGGCTACCACACCGCCGGCAAGGGCATCGTGGTGCATCGGCTGGACTGTCCGAACCTGGCCGAACTGCGCAAGTCGCCCGAGCGCTGGGTGCCGATCGGCTGGGATACCAGCGTCATCGGCGACTACGACACCGCGCTGGTGGTGGACGTGGAGAACCGCACCGGCGTGCTGGCGCAGCTGGCGGCGGCGATCGCGCAGAGCCAGTCCAACATCGAGCGCGTCGACTACCTGGACCGCGACTTCAACGCCGCGGTGCTGCGCTTCAACATCCAGGTGCGCGACCGTAACCACCTGGCCGAAGTGATGCGCCGGCTGCGGCGCTTGAATGCGGTGCAGAGCGTGCGCCGCCAGTAGGCGGTGCCGGGCGGAATGGGTCGGGAGTTCTTGTGGGAGGGACTTCAGTCCCGACGCGTGATGGTGTCAGGCGGCTTTCTGCTTCACTCGTCGTGGCTGAAGCCGCTCTCACAAGGAATGGACTGGGGCTTCGTGCCAGTGCACGTGATCGGGCATCGTCCGCGCCGCCTGCCAACGCGGCTGCATGACAGTCGACGCCTGCGAAAAAACGCTTGGTCGCGATCCTGTCACGGTCATGCTCCCCAGTCCCCAATCCCCAATCCCCAATCCCCAATCCCTAGCCGCGCACGCCAGCTAAACTAGGCGGACATTCTTCCAACGGAGTCGCCATGTCCCGCCAGATCATCCATACCGACCGTGCACCGGCCGCGATCGGCCCGTATTCGCAGGCCGTGCGCGCCGGCAACACCGTGTACTTCTCCGGGCAGATCCCGCTGGATCCGGCCACCGGCGAGATCGTCGCCGGCGACATCGCCGCGCAGGCGCGGCGCGCGTTCGACAACCTGCAGGCGGTGGCCGAGGCGGCCGGCGGCTCGCTGGACCGCATCGTGCGCCTGGGGCTGTACCTCACCGACCTGGCGCAGTTCGCGCAGGTCAATGCGGTCATGCAGGACTACTTCCAGGCGCCGTTCCCCGCGCGTTCCACCATCGAAGTCTCGGCGCTGCCCAAGGGCGCGGGCTTCGAAGTGGACGCGGTGATGGTGCTGGACTGATCCCCCGCCGTGCCGCGCGTGCAGGTTCCGGCGCCGGCGCTGTCGGCGGCAGGCGAGGCGCCGCTGACCACGCTGCCCGGCGTCGGTCCCAAGCTGGCGGAGAAATTCGCCGCGCGCGGCCTGTCCACCCTGCAGGACCTGTGGCTGCACCTGCCGCTGCGCTATGAGGATCGCACCCGCCTGACCACGGTGGCGGCGCTGCAGCCGGGCGTGCCGGCGCAGGTCGAGGGGCGGGTGCAGGCGGTGGACCGCGGCTTCCGCTACCGGCCGATGCTGCGCGTGGCCGTGGCCGACGAGTCGCGCGGCACCCTGGTGCTGCGCTTCTTCCAGTTCCGTGCCGCGCAGGCGGCGCAGTTCGCGGTCGGCGCGCGCTTGCGCGCCTTCGGCACGCCCAAGCCGGGCCAGCACGGGCTGGAGTTCGTGCATCCCAGCTACCAGATCCTCGGCGAGGGCGACGATGCGGCGCTGGGCGATCGCCTGGATCCGGTGTACCCGGCGGTGGAGGGCGTCGGTCCGGCGACCGTGCGTCGGCTGATCGGCCAGGCGCTGGACCGGCTGCCGGAGGAGGCGGCACTGGAACTGCTGCCGGCGTCGCTGCTGAGCGAACTTGGCCTGCCGTCGCTGCGCAGCGCGTTGCTGGTCGCGCATCGGCCGCCGCCGCAGGCCGACCTGGCCGCGCTCGCCGCCGGCCTGCATCCGGCGCAGCAGCGCCTGGCGCTGGAGGAACTGCTCGCGCATCACCTGAGCCTGCGCCGCCAGCGCATCGCCATGCAGTGCCAGCCGGCACCGTCGCTGCGCGGCCGCGGACTGCTGGCCAAGCGCCTGCAGCAGTCGCTGCCGTTCCAACTGACCGGCGCACAGCAACGCGTGTTCGCGCAGATCCGCGCCGACCTGGAGCGGCCGGCGCCGATGCTGCGGCTGGTGCAGGGCGACGTCGGCAGCGGCAAGACCGTGGTCGCCGCGCTGGCGGCGATGCTGGCGGTGGACAAGCGCAAGCAGGCGGCGCTGGCGGCGCCCACCGAACTGCTTGCCGAACAGCATCTGGCCAACCTGCGCGGTTGGCTGGAGCCGCTGGGCGTGCGCGTGGCCTGGCTGGCCGGCAAGGTCACCGGCAAGGCGCGCAGCGCCACCTTGGCGCAGATCGCCTCGGGCGAGGCGCAGGTGGTGGTCGGCACGCACGCGCTGATGCAGGAGGCGGTGCGCTTCCACGACCTGGCCCTGGCCATCGTCGACGAGCAGCACCGCTTCGGCGTGCACCAGCGCCTGGCGCTGCGCGACAAGGGTGCTTCCGGTGCGGGCGTGCCGCATCAACTGGTGATGACCGCCACGCCGATCCCGCGCACCCTGGCGATGGCCGCCTATGCCGATCTGGACGTCTCCTCCATCGACGAACTGCCGCCGGGGCGCACGCCGGTGCAGACCATCGTGCTCAACGCCGAGCGCCGTCCGGAACTGGTGCAGCGCATCCGCGTGGCCTGCGCCGAAGGACGTCAGGCCTATTGGGTCTGCACCCTGATCGAAGAGGCCGAGGACAACGAGAAGTCCGCGCAAGGCGGCGCCGGCAACCGGCTCGAGGCCAGCGCCGCGCAGGCCACCTTCGAAGCGTTGTCGGCGCAGTTGCCGGAACTGCGCGTGGGCATGGTCCACGGACGCATGAAGCCGGCGGAGAAACAGGCGGCGATGCGCGCGTTCAAGCAGGGCGAGATCGACCTGCTGGTCGCCACCACGGTCATCGAGGTCGGCGTGGACGTGCCCAATGCCTCGCTGATGATCATCGAG encodes the following:
- a CDS encoding FecR family protein, coding for MTAHHSPDDSLLDDSVFEQAVHWTLRLDPDADDATWRAHAAWLALAPALHAQAMAEARALLGVLHAPAAAIGDELGIDLAPPVSAAAVAPRAPASPLRRRRTRRPVYAAAATLALAIGGSAWVGGGGLDRLRSDAFTRVGEVRIVHLRDGSVVTLNTDSAIAVGMQAHLRSVQLLRGEALLQVTHDPRRPFVVDSAGGSARVLGTRFDVRLQGRTAEVAVIDGRVAVRAPDGGSTAVLRAGQRARLSGDRVHRLAPLDPLAVGAWQRRQLLFDATPLAQVLEELSRYRHDRVLVRDARLRALPVSGSLDVADPERALRTLLDSLNLEALDLGVVTLVHRRTPEAATAAGAQSMNSR
- a CDS encoding RNA polymerase sigma factor, whose translation is MTITRTRLPVFHTVSGMDAMPLSSPPPGPAPLVEALERQYEELQRYAARKYAGAAGDLVHDAWIRLATRGAGTGGAEAVRDPGRYLRTVIDNVANDQGRVTASRSRFLAANDTSHEVPSPAPSPYQSALSRQEYAVLLQAIRDLPPQARRVFVLFRGRNMSTAQIAAHLDISPRTVEKHIAVAVTHCRRRLREAGREI
- the gmk gene encoding guanylate kinase, which produces MRGTLYIVAAPSGAGKSSIVNATLARDPQIALSISFTSRAPRPGERHAEHYHFVSADEFQRMIDAGDFFEYARVHGDWKGTARQSVEPQLAAGHDVLLEIDWQGARQVRAKVPDAVSVFILPPSREALEQRMRKRGQDSEAVIAQRLAAAREEMSHYADFDYVIVNEHFDTAVDEMCAIFVASRLRRPQQQQRHAALIDTLLQEQPTG
- the rpoZ gene encoding DNA-directed RNA polymerase subunit omega; protein product: MARITVEDCLEVVNNRFELVMMASKRARQLANGVQATLDNTESADKPTVLALREIAARKIDNALIDEVEKAERERAEREALEWAAAEVVADEDMSKNDD
- a CDS encoding bifunctional (p)ppGpp synthetase/guanosine-3',5'-bis(diphosphate) 3'-pyrophosphohydrolase, encoding MNPGPSAQVAHAAPSSADEAVPDYVLQLERSASYLPPEQIPLLRRAWEVGAAAHAGQTRKSGEPYITHPVAVAGVLAELGLDVEALIAAILHDTIEDTPLTRAELAAEFGEAVAELVDGVTKLDKLKFRDRQEAAAESFRKMLLAMSRDLRVIMIKLADRLHNMRTLGAQSAEARSRIARETLEIYAPIAQRLGMSLMKSELQNLGFRALHPWRHAIIEKHIRSQPVVRRESMAQVEVQLSQRLAKEGLEHRLVSRIKTPWSIYNKMRDENKSFDQVMDVFGFRLVVRGVPDCYHALGAVHATFKPLDARFRDFIAIPKANGYQSLHTVLFGPYGSPIEVQIRTEEMDLIAERGVAAHWTYKFGGDSPNSAQSRAHAWIVELIESQRAAGSSLEFLDNVKVDLFPDEVYLFTPKGKILALPRNSTALDFAYAVHTDVGNRAVASRVDKKLVPLRTKLVSGQTVEVITARSATPKPQWLEFVVSSKARTAIRHQLKQLEHEDAVQLGHRMLDRALEAMDSSLERLPKGRLDSFLSEHRYPRLEALLADVALGNWMPNQAAQALMAYAELRGGGHSKHSQEKILINGTERGVVSFANCCQPIPGDEIMGYHTAGKGIVVHRLDCPNLAELRKSPERWVPIGWDTSVIGDYDTALVVDVENRTGVLAQLAAAIAQSQSNIERVDYLDRDFNAAVLRFNIQVRDRNHLAEVMRRLRRLNAVQSVRRQ
- a CDS encoding RidA family protein produces the protein MSRQIIHTDRAPAAIGPYSQAVRAGNTVYFSGQIPLDPATGEIVAGDIAAQARRAFDNLQAVAEAAGGSLDRIVRLGLYLTDLAQFAQVNAVMQDYFQAPFPARSTIEVSALPKGAGFEVDAVMVLD
- the recG gene encoding ATP-dependent DNA helicase RecG, yielding MPRVQVPAPALSAAGEAPLTTLPGVGPKLAEKFAARGLSTLQDLWLHLPLRYEDRTRLTTVAALQPGVPAQVEGRVQAVDRGFRYRPMLRVAVADESRGTLVLRFFQFRAAQAAQFAVGARLRAFGTPKPGQHGLEFVHPSYQILGEGDDAALGDRLDPVYPAVEGVGPATVRRLIGQALDRLPEEAALELLPASLLSELGLPSLRSALLVAHRPPPQADLAALAAGLHPAQQRLALEELLAHHLSLRRQRIAMQCQPAPSLRGRGLLAKRLQQSLPFQLTGAQQRVFAQIRADLERPAPMLRLVQGDVGSGKTVVAALAAMLAVDKRKQAALAAPTELLAEQHLANLRGWLEPLGVRVAWLAGKVTGKARSATLAQIASGEAQVVVGTHALMQEAVRFHDLALAIVDEQHRFGVHQRLALRDKGASGAGVPHQLVMTATPIPRTLAMAAYADLDVSSIDELPPGRTPVQTIVLNAERRPELVQRIRVACAEGRQAYWVCTLIEEAEDNEKSAQGGAGNRLEASAAQATFEALSAQLPELRVGMVHGRMKPAEKQAAMRAFKQGEIDLLVATTVIEVGVDVPNASLMIIENAERLGLAQLHQLRGRVGRGAAASSCVLMYQAPLSAMARQRLETMRQTNDGFVIAEKDLELRGPGELLGTRQTGLAAFRVADLARDAGLLPRVHALADRLLEEAPVLADRIVARWVGGAVRFAAA